The Rhizobium sp. WSM4643 genome has a window encoding:
- a CDS encoding cupredoxin domain-containing protein gives MGSLMKSLPLLSVLLWAGNGVASATEYQITIAGMKFGSPPAELHVGDVIVWKNDDIFRHSATARDKSFDVDLPPKSEGRMTIGEAGAIDFYCRFHPAMTGKLEVRP, from the coding sequence ATGGGCTCGCTCATGAAATCGCTCCCGCTGCTGTCTGTGCTGCTTTGGGCGGGCAACGGGGTTGCATCGGCGACGGAGTATCAGATCACCATCGCGGGCATGAAATTCGGCTCGCCGCCTGCCGAGCTGCATGTCGGCGATGTGATCGTCTGGAAAAACGATGATATATTCCGACACTCGGCAACCGCTCGCGACAAGAGCTTCGATGTCGACCTGCCGCCGAAATCGGAAGGCCGGATGACGATCGGCGAAGCGGGAGCGATCGATTTCTATTGTCGTTTTCATCCCGCGATGACGGGCAAACTGGAGGTTCGGCCGTAG
- the derI gene encoding D-erythrulose-4-phosphate isomerase: MKLAVAGDSAGEGLAKVLADHLKDRFDVYEVSRTSAGADPFYANLSDRVASGVIDGTYDKAILVCGTGIGVCISANKVPGIRAALTHDTYSAERAALSNNAQIITMGARVIGTELAKSIADAFLAQTFDENGRSAGNVKAMDDLDAKYSAR; encoded by the coding sequence ATGAAGCTTGCCGTTGCAGGAGACAGTGCCGGCGAAGGCCTCGCCAAGGTTCTGGCCGACCATCTGAAGGACCGCTTCGACGTCTACGAAGTCTCGCGCACCAGCGCCGGTGCCGATCCTTTCTACGCCAACCTCTCGGATCGCGTCGCCTCAGGCGTCATCGACGGCACCTACGACAAGGCGATCCTCGTTTGCGGCACCGGCATCGGCGTCTGCATTTCGGCCAACAAGGTTCCGGGTATCCGCGCCGCCCTGACGCACGACACCTATTCGGCCGAGCGTGCAGCACTTTCCAACAATGCGCAAATCATTACCATGGGGGCCCGCGTCATCGGAACGGAGCTTGCAAAGTCGATCGCTGATGCGTTTCTTGCCCAGACCTTCGACGAGAACGGCCGTTCTGCCGGTAACGTCAAGGCCATGGATGATCTCGACGCGAAGTACAGCGCCCGTTGA
- a CDS encoding TadE/TadG family type IV pilus assembly protein, with protein MRSGLSHSLARIFKALRGLGRDRGGNVAIVVALTLVPMIVAVGASFDYIRTYNVRQRMQSDLDTALIAAVKEIDTDDTVALKQKVSDWFHAQVENSYALGDIDIDTSNHKITATAGGTVPTTLMKIANIDTVPVSVASAVKGPATSYLNVYIVIDTSPSMLLAATTAGQSTMYSGIGCQFACHTGDAHTVGKTKYANNYEYSKATNIKLRADVAGDAVKDVLALIDTSDSNHQRIKVGLYSLGDTLSEVLAPTLSTDTARNRLADASYGLTSATSKAATYFDVSLATLKQKVGTGGDGTTSNSPLKLVLLLTDGVQSQREWVTDKVTWKNGQAISGAYWNKVAPLNPDWCAYVKNQSATMAVLYTEYLPLTSDWGYNATVGSTMASANWKGTYGGTMQSGVSTSITRRDYIPYALSDCASSKSLFISASSSAEITAGLSALFTQYLASVRLTQ; from the coding sequence TTGCGCTCGGGTCTTTCACATTCACTTGCTCGGATCTTCAAAGCTCTTCGCGGTCTCGGAAGAGACAGAGGCGGCAATGTTGCGATCGTCGTTGCGCTCACCCTGGTGCCGATGATCGTCGCAGTCGGCGCGAGTTTTGACTACATCAGGACCTACAATGTCCGGCAGAGGATGCAGAGCGACCTCGACACGGCGCTGATCGCTGCAGTCAAAGAGATCGATACCGACGACACCGTCGCTCTCAAGCAAAAGGTTTCCGACTGGTTCCATGCGCAGGTGGAAAACAGCTATGCGCTTGGCGACATCGACATCGATACATCAAACCATAAGATCACGGCGACGGCCGGCGGCACGGTTCCGACGACGCTGATGAAGATCGCCAACATCGACACCGTTCCCGTCAGCGTGGCAAGCGCCGTCAAGGGGCCGGCCACCTCCTACCTCAACGTCTATATCGTCATCGACACATCCCCGTCGATGCTTCTGGCGGCAACGACGGCCGGCCAGTCGACCATGTATTCCGGCATCGGATGCCAGTTCGCCTGCCATACGGGTGATGCGCACACTGTCGGCAAGACGAAATACGCCAACAATTACGAATACAGCAAGGCCACGAACATAAAGCTGCGCGCCGATGTCGCCGGCGACGCCGTCAAGGACGTGCTCGCCTTGATCGATACGTCCGACAGCAATCATCAACGCATCAAGGTCGGATTATATAGCCTCGGCGATACCCTTTCGGAAGTTCTGGCCCCGACGCTCAGCACGGACACGGCGCGCAATCGCCTCGCGGACGCAAGCTACGGCCTCACCAGCGCGACCTCGAAGGCAGCCACCTATTTTGACGTGTCGCTTGCGACGCTCAAGCAGAAAGTCGGCACCGGCGGAGACGGGACCACCTCGAACTCGCCGCTCAAGCTGGTTCTCCTGCTGACGGATGGCGTCCAGTCGCAGCGCGAATGGGTGACCGACAAGGTGACCTGGAAAAACGGGCAGGCGATATCCGGGGCGTATTGGAACAAAGTGGCGCCGCTTAATCCGGACTGGTGCGCCTACGTCAAAAACCAGTCTGCCACCATGGCGGTTCTCTATACCGAATACCTGCCGCTCACCTCGGATTGGGGCTACAACGCTACCGTCGGTTCGACCATGGCCAGCGCCAACTGGAAAGGCACTTATGGTGGCACCATGCAAAGTGGCGTGTCGACCAGCATCACGAGACGGGATTACATCCCCTATGCGCTTTCCGACTGCGCATCTTCCAAGAGCCTGTTCATATCAGCATCGTCGTCAGCCGAGATCACCGCAGGCCTGTCGGCGCTGTTCACCCAATATCTCGCATCCGTCCGGCTGACCCAATGA
- the ligD gene encoding non-homologous end-joining DNA ligase: protein MTRPRRPIRPLLDESHPMLQSRPIRKRDRDQPSLPFDPMPSRIEPCLALLKPTVPVGPDWLYEVKLDGYRLAIHIEPKGVRVITRGGHDWTHRFPAIATAAKELGATTAILDGEAVVLDDHGRSDFGALQRSLGGRGGKRVSTESILVAFDLLYLDGHDLTGTELDVRRHLLEDLIPDGDDQTIRISEEVDLPAEDLLEHACHRHLEGIIAKHRDRPYRSGRTGDWLKIKCVQSESFMIVGYEQSASARGGIGSLLVAGRQGFDWVYVGSVGTGFTARDAEHLKKTLDRLKTSRPVVPLKGKRLVFVQPTLIAEIEFRGWTDDGNLRHASYKGLREVQDNAAVFDMTGFMGD, encoded by the coding sequence ATGACGCGCCCGCGCCGCCCAATTCGGCCCTTGCTCGACGAATCTCACCCAATGCTGCAGTCTCGTCCGATCCGCAAGCGCGATCGCGACCAGCCCAGTCTGCCCTTCGATCCAATGCCGTCGCGCATCGAGCCTTGCCTCGCACTGCTGAAGCCGACCGTGCCCGTGGGGCCGGATTGGCTCTATGAGGTGAAGTTGGATGGCTATCGATTGGCAATCCATATTGAGCCGAAGGGCGTGCGGGTCATCACCCGCGGCGGACATGATTGGACACATCGCTTCCCCGCCATCGCCACGGCGGCAAAGGAGCTTGGGGCAACGACCGCCATTCTCGACGGCGAGGCTGTCGTACTCGATGATCATGGCCGATCGGATTTTGGCGCCCTGCAGCGTTCGCTCGGCGGGCGGGGCGGCAAGCGGGTGTCGACCGAGTCAATCCTCGTTGCCTTCGACCTTCTCTATCTCGATGGACACGATCTGACAGGCACCGAGCTTGACGTACGCCGGCACCTGCTTGAAGACCTGATACCGGACGGCGATGATCAGACGATCCGCATCTCCGAAGAAGTAGACCTGCCGGCCGAAGACCTCCTCGAGCACGCCTGCCATCGTCATCTGGAAGGCATCATTGCCAAACATCGCGACCGGCCCTACCGCAGTGGCCGCACGGGCGACTGGCTGAAGATCAAGTGCGTCCAGAGCGAGAGCTTCATGATCGTCGGTTATGAGCAGTCAGCATCCGCCCGCGGCGGCATCGGCAGCCTGCTTGTGGCCGGCAGACAAGGCTTCGACTGGGTTTACGTGGGGTCGGTGGGGACTGGTTTCACTGCCAGGGATGCTGAACACCTGAAAAAGACGCTGGACCGGCTGAAGACGAGCCGGCCGGTCGTTCCCTTGAAGGGCAAGCGCCTCGTCTTCGTCCAGCCGACGCTGATTGCCGAGATCGAGTTTCGCGGCTGGACCGATGACGGCAATCTCCGCCATGCGTCCTACAAGGGGCTGCGCGAGGTTCAAGACAACGCCGCTGTCTTCGATATGACTGGCTTCATGGGCGATTGA
- the ku gene encoding non-homologous end joining protein Ku, which produces MALRPHWKGYLKLSLVTCPVQMMPATSENEKVRFHTLNRETQNRVVSHYVDSVTGKEVKDEDEVKGYQRGENEYVILEDEELESIALDSTKTIDIEVFAPRDGVDWIWLDTPYYLSPDDPVGQEAFSVIRDAMAAENMVGISRLVISRRERAVMLEPRGKGIVLWTLRYGDEVRDAEIYFEKVDDQPADSEMMPLVQQLIKKQTQHWSPKMVSDPVQDKLLDIIDAKKKQMKKPSRTTSKSKEKQEPAPSNVINIMDALRKSVEAENRPGRR; this is translated from the coding sequence ATGGCGCTTCGTCCCCACTGGAAAGGCTACCTCAAGCTCTCGCTCGTCACCTGCCCCGTTCAGATGATGCCGGCGACGTCGGAAAATGAGAAGGTCCGCTTCCACACCTTGAACCGAGAGACGCAGAACCGCGTCGTCAGTCATTATGTCGATTCCGTCACCGGCAAGGAGGTGAAGGACGAAGACGAGGTGAAGGGTTATCAGCGTGGCGAGAACGAGTATGTCATTCTGGAAGACGAGGAACTCGAAAGTATCGCGCTCGACAGTACCAAGACAATCGACATCGAAGTTTTCGCACCGCGCGACGGCGTCGACTGGATCTGGCTCGATACGCCCTACTATCTTTCTCCGGACGATCCGGTCGGCCAGGAGGCATTTTCGGTCATCCGCGACGCCATGGCTGCCGAGAATATGGTCGGCATATCAAGACTTGTAATCTCAAGGCGGGAACGCGCCGTCATGCTGGAGCCACGCGGCAAGGGCATCGTACTTTGGACGCTGCGTTATGGGGATGAGGTGCGCGATGCCGAGATCTATTTCGAGAAAGTCGATGACCAGCCTGCCGACAGCGAAATGATGCCGCTTGTCCAGCAGTTGATTAAAAAGCAGACGCAGCACTGGAGCCCGAAGATGGTTTCCGATCCGGTTCAGGACAAGCTCCTCGACATCATCGACGCGAAGAAGAAGCAGATGAAAAAGCCGAGCAGGACAACGTCCAAGTCCAAGGAAAAGCAAGAGCCGGCACCAAGCAATGTCATCAACATCATGGATGCCCTGCGCAAGTCGGTCGAAGCGGAAAACCGCCCCGGAAGGCGCTAG
- a CDS encoding proline racemase family protein — protein MNWNRTLELLQVHCQGEIGKVIVAGAPEIPGASMLDKMNHINTVDDSLRRFVTFEPRANVAMSVNLLIAPTRSDADAGFVVLQADRAHPMSGSNCICVVTALLESGRVPMSEPETVVRLDTPAGLIVARAVCRDGQCLSVSLDNVPSFAEALDKEMETPKWGRIKIDVAFGGVYYALVDVEQIGLDIAPANARLLAEAGIELKSLLARQVSVAHPVLSGIDEIAYVMFRGQEADGAVRTCTTLQPGRVDRSPCGTGSSANLAVLHARGEVSVGDRRTSRSIIGGEFLAEAIGETKVGGRRAVLPRITGRAYVYGREQLRLSDDDPFTAGFALSDTWGPQVGLLD, from the coding sequence GTGAACTGGAACCGGACCCTGGAACTCTTACAGGTCCACTGCCAGGGCGAGATCGGCAAGGTCATCGTGGCAGGAGCGCCTGAGATACCCGGTGCGTCGATGCTCGACAAAATGAACCACATCAACACGGTCGACGACAGTCTGCGCCGCTTCGTGACTTTCGAGCCGCGCGCCAACGTCGCCATGTCGGTGAACCTGCTGATCGCCCCGACACGCAGCGATGCGGATGCCGGCTTCGTCGTCCTCCAGGCCGATCGCGCCCACCCGATGTCCGGAAGCAACTGCATCTGCGTGGTCACCGCACTTCTGGAGAGCGGGCGGGTGCCGATGTCGGAACCGGAGACGGTCGTCCGTCTCGACACGCCCGCCGGTCTCATCGTCGCACGCGCCGTCTGCCGTGACGGCCAGTGCCTGTCCGTCAGCCTCGACAATGTGCCGAGCTTCGCCGAAGCGCTGGACAAGGAGATGGAGACGCCGAAATGGGGTCGCATCAAGATCGACGTCGCCTTCGGCGGCGTCTATTACGCGCTCGTTGATGTCGAGCAGATCGGTCTCGATATTGCACCTGCCAATGCCCGGCTGCTCGCAGAAGCCGGTATCGAGCTCAAGTCGCTCCTCGCCCGGCAGGTCTCGGTCGCCCATCCCGTCCTCAGCGGTATCGACGAGATCGCGTATGTGATGTTTCGTGGACAGGAGGCCGACGGCGCGGTGCGAACCTGCACGACACTGCAGCCCGGCCGGGTCGACCGATCGCCCTGTGGGACGGGCAGCTCGGCGAACCTTGCTGTGCTCCACGCCCGCGGAGAAGTCTCGGTCGGAGACCGCAGGACGTCGCGGTCGATCATCGGCGGCGAATTCTTGGCGGAGGCGATCGGAGAGACCAAGGTGGGCGGCCGCCGCGCCGTGCTGCCGCGAATAACCGGCCGGGCCTATGTCTACGGTCGCGAACAGCTCCGCTTGTCCGACGACGATCCCTTCACGGCGGGATTTGCGCTGTCCGACACCTGGGGTCCCCAGGTCGGTTTGCTGGATTAG
- a CDS encoding TadE/TadG family type IV pilus assembly protein, producing the protein MRPGKRFASLHRLLGDRKGVAAIEFAILALPLFIMIFGIIEVSLMFFVNSALDASVHKISRMIRTGEVASSKITLADFKARICNDMLLSFSCSSDLLVKVNVLSDLSSAASGDPIDDSGNLTVTETYDIGKGSDYILVQTFLPWTAVVNFFSLSSAKLSDGRYLLGSSVLFRNEPF; encoded by the coding sequence ATGAGGCCAGGGAAACGCTTCGCATCGTTGCACCGCCTGCTTGGCGATCGCAAAGGGGTCGCTGCGATCGAATTTGCGATCCTGGCTCTGCCGCTCTTCATCATGATCTTCGGCATTATCGAAGTGTCGCTGATGTTCTTCGTCAACTCGGCGCTGGACGCTTCGGTGCACAAGATCTCCCGGATGATCCGCACCGGCGAGGTTGCATCCTCCAAGATCACGCTGGCCGATTTCAAGGCCAGGATTTGCAACGACATGCTTCTCTCGTTCAGCTGCTCCAGCGATCTCCTGGTCAAGGTGAACGTGCTCTCGGACCTCTCGTCCGCCGCCAGCGGCGATCCCATCGACGACAGCGGCAATCTCACGGTCACCGAGACCTATGATATCGGCAAGGGCAGCGACTACATCCTGGTTCAGACGTTCCTGCCATGGACCGCCGTCGTCAATTTCTTCAGCCTGTCGAGCGCCAAGCTTTCGGACGGCCGCTACCTGCTCGGCTCTTCCGTTCTGTTCCGCAACGAGCCTTTCTGA
- a CDS encoding BrnA antitoxin family protein, translated as MANPPRRPVNPMDAAEALFKPAKKKAEQAVERPALPNVKELVSLKIDSDVLAFFQENGAGWQDRINDTLRAAMKNGL; from the coding sequence ATGGCAAACCCGCCCCGCCGACCTGTCAATCCAATGGATGCTGCAGAAGCATTGTTCAAACCCGCGAAGAAGAAGGCGGAACAAGCTGTTGAGCGGCCAGCACTGCCGAATGTCAAGGAGCTTGTTTCGCTCAAGATCGACAGTGATGTGCTTGCTTTTTTCCAGGAAAATGGCGCCGGCTGGCAGGATCGTATCAACGATACGTTGCGCGCTGCGATGAAGAACGGCCTCTAA
- the ku gene encoding non-homologous end joining protein Ku translates to MVAPRANWKGYIKFGEVAFPVALYTAASSSERIAFNTLNRKTGNRVRREFVDSETGDPVEREDQVKGFEIEDGRYVVLEPDEVASAIPNSDKTLTVEAFIPCDEVDDVYFDKPYYLAPDKLGGDAYKLLRDGMKKARVAAIARTVLFRRLRAVLIRPHGNGLVGSTLNYDYEVRSSQKAFEEMPDLKIEGEMLELAKHIINTKKGQFDPKQFDDRYEAAVAELVKAKIEGRTLPKKKTPPASKPSDLLQALRESAGMSAPAKTKRSAVNADGGKGRQKAARATSTKSRGTGGVQHRRAS, encoded by the coding sequence ATGGTTGCCCCGCGGGCGAATTGGAAAGGCTACATCAAGTTTGGAGAAGTCGCGTTTCCTGTCGCGCTCTACACTGCGGCATCCTCCTCCGAACGGATCGCCTTCAACACTCTGAACCGAAAAACCGGCAATCGGGTTCGGCGCGAGTTCGTCGACAGTGAAACCGGCGATCCCGTCGAGCGCGAGGATCAGGTCAAGGGTTTCGAGATCGAGGACGGGCGATATGTCGTGCTTGAACCCGACGAAGTCGCGTCCGCGATTCCGAACAGCGATAAGACACTTACGGTCGAGGCGTTCATTCCCTGCGATGAAGTCGACGATGTCTATTTCGACAAGCCCTATTACCTTGCTCCCGACAAGTTGGGCGGCGACGCCTACAAGCTGCTGCGCGACGGCATGAAAAAGGCCAGGGTTGCTGCGATTGCTCGCACGGTGTTGTTCCGGCGTCTGCGCGCCGTTCTCATTCGGCCGCACGGCAACGGCCTGGTCGGTTCCACCTTGAACTATGACTATGAGGTCCGTTCGTCGCAAAAGGCTTTCGAGGAAATGCCGGACCTCAAGATCGAAGGTGAGATGCTGGAGCTCGCCAAACACATCATCAACACGAAAAAAGGCCAATTTGATCCCAAGCAGTTCGACGACCGCTATGAGGCGGCGGTGGCAGAGCTTGTGAAGGCCAAGATTGAGGGCCGGACGCTGCCGAAGAAGAAAACGCCCCCGGCATCCAAGCCCAGCGACCTGCTTCAGGCGCTGCGTGAAAGTGCTGGAATGTCCGCGCCCGCCAAGACCAAGCGCTCAGCGGTTAACGCCGATGGCGGAAAGGGGCGCCAGAAGGCAGCGCGTGCGACGTCGACGAAATCGCGTGGCACCGGTGGCGTTCAACACCGCCGCGCCAGCTGA
- a CDS encoding DUF4142 domain-containing protein, whose product MLKRILGATLMAAALGTASIAADAKPTDPQIAHIAYTAGQIDVTAAEQALKKSKNAEVIAFAKTMERDHKAVNDQALALVKKLKVTPEDNPVSQSLSTKANKELKTLETLNGAAFDKAYVENEVAYHKSVNDALANTLIPSAQNKELKSLLETGLTLFKEHQVHAEHLASIIK is encoded by the coding sequence ATGTTGAAACGAATTCTCGGCGCCACCCTGATGGCGGCAGCGCTCGGCACGGCTTCGATCGCCGCCGACGCCAAGCCGACCGATCCTCAGATCGCCCACATCGCCTATACGGCAGGGCAGATCGATGTCACGGCAGCAGAGCAGGCGTTGAAGAAAAGCAAGAATGCCGAAGTCATCGCTTTCGCCAAAACCATGGAGCGCGACCACAAGGCCGTCAACGACCAGGCGCTCGCCCTCGTCAAGAAGCTGAAAGTGACACCCGAAGACAACCCGGTCAGCCAATCCCTGTCGACAAAGGCGAATAAGGAGCTGAAGACGCTGGAGACACTCAACGGTGCAGCATTCGACAAGGCTTATGTCGAAAACGAAGTTGCCTATCACAAGTCGGTCAACGACGCGCTTGCCAACACCTTGATCCCTTCGGCGCAGAATAAAGAGCTCAAATCGCTGCTGGAAACGGGCCTGACCCTGTTCAAGGAACATCAGGTGCATGCCGAGCATCTGGCTTCGATAATCAAATAG
- a CDS encoding triose-phosphate isomerase, translating into MTEKPRFWIGTSWKMNKTLAEAEHFARGLKAADAARDPRIQRFVIPSFTAVREIKAMLAKTSVKVGAQTMHWADQGAWTGEVSPVMLKDCNLDLVELGHSERREHFGETDETVGLKTEAAVRHGLIPLICIGETLSDRESGKAADILATQVRGALSKLSGAQKDAEILLAYEPVWAIGDKGIPATADYADARQSEIIAVAEAVLGRKIPCLYGGSVNPQNCEELISSPHIDGLFIGRSAWNVEGYLDILARCAAKL; encoded by the coding sequence ATGACCGAAAAGCCGCGCTTCTGGATTGGCACCAGCTGGAAGATGAACAAGACGCTTGCTGAAGCCGAGCATTTCGCCCGCGGTCTCAAAGCTGCCGATGCCGCACGCGATCCGCGTATCCAGCGCTTCGTCATTCCGTCTTTCACGGCCGTGCGCGAGATCAAGGCGATGCTTGCCAAGACCTCGGTGAAGGTCGGCGCGCAGACCATGCATTGGGCCGACCAGGGCGCCTGGACCGGCGAAGTCTCGCCCGTAATGCTGAAGGACTGCAATCTCGATCTCGTCGAACTCGGCCATTCCGAGCGGCGCGAACATTTTGGAGAGACCGACGAGACAGTGGGGCTGAAGACCGAAGCAGCGGTTCGCCACGGTCTCATTCCGCTGATCTGCATTGGCGAGACGCTTTCCGACCGCGAAAGCGGAAAGGCCGCCGACATCCTCGCCACCCAGGTGCGCGGCGCGCTTTCGAAACTTTCGGGTGCGCAAAAAGATGCCGAAATCCTGCTGGCCTACGAGCCTGTCTGGGCAATCGGCGACAAGGGCATCCCGGCGACCGCAGATTATGCGGATGCCCGCCAGTCTGAAATCATCGCCGTTGCCGAAGCTGTGCTGGGCCGGAAGATTCCCTGCCTTTATGGCGGGTCGGTCAACCCGCAGAACTGCGAAGAACTGATCTCGAGCCCGCATATCGACGGGCTCTTCATCGGCCGTTCGGCCTGGAACGTCGAAGGTTACCTCGACATCCTGGCAAGATGCGCCGCCAAACTCTGA
- a CDS encoding TadE/TadG family type IV pilus assembly protein gives MMRWSQSFFRFARSLARHLMRDRSAASGVEFALVLPILVMLLFGTVDLGHALTVSRKIDEIAASTGDMISQQGSWTKSDVAKLLSGASFILQPYETNGLTITLAVDDIATSGSATVNWSAALNTSALNSGSASTIEVPSEIQDDGVQVVLTRVQYTLTTPVSAFFSNFTGQNGYSFDRHYFNRPRVGDKITYK, from the coding sequence ATGATGAGATGGAGCCAGTCCTTTTTCCGCTTTGCCCGATCCCTCGCCCGTCATCTCATGCGCGACCGGTCGGCGGCTTCGGGCGTGGAATTCGCGCTCGTGTTACCGATCCTGGTGATGCTCCTGTTCGGCACCGTCGATCTCGGCCATGCGCTGACGGTCAGCCGAAAGATAGATGAGATCGCCGCTTCCACAGGCGACATGATTTCACAGCAGGGCTCCTGGACGAAGTCCGATGTCGCCAAGCTCCTCTCCGGCGCCAGCTTCATCCTGCAGCCCTATGAGACGAATGGGCTGACGATCACGCTGGCGGTGGACGATATCGCCACGAGCGGCAGCGCGACCGTCAACTGGTCCGCAGCGCTCAACACCTCGGCACTGAACTCCGGCTCCGCGAGCACGATCGAGGTCCCTTCGGAGATCCAGGATGACGGCGTGCAGGTCGTGCTGACCCGGGTGCAGTACACATTGACGACGCCGGTCTCGGCGTTCTTTTCAAACTTCACCGGGCAGAATGGCTACAGCTTCGATCGCCATTACTTCAATCGCCCGAGGGTCGGCGACAAGATCACTTACAAATAA
- a CDS encoding RNA polymerase sigma factor, with translation MAAIPVPAGQHRPQTSTLSDVDLVPLAKMGDESAIRTIVQRHNQRLFRTARAVIRNDWEAEDVVQAAYTKAFTNLAAFRGEAQLSTWLTRITLNEALGRVRARKNTTGLEEIDMQTTAPGGEVLQFPSSLSATDPETELSRSQARHLLENAVDELPDDFRAVFVLRDVEGMSTEEAASYLGIRPETAKTRLHRARKMMRQSIERKLSGAFSALFPFDGARCAYMADRVIAALHDDTR, from the coding sequence ATGGCAGCCATTCCAGTTCCGGCAGGGCAACATCGGCCGCAGACGTCGACACTGTCCGACGTCGATCTGGTGCCGCTGGCGAAAATGGGCGACGAGTCCGCCATCCGAACCATCGTGCAGCGGCACAATCAGCGTCTGTTCCGCACCGCGCGCGCCGTCATCCGCAATGATTGGGAAGCTGAAGATGTCGTCCAGGCGGCCTACACCAAGGCTTTCACCAATCTCGCGGCATTCCGCGGCGAGGCGCAACTCTCGACGTGGCTGACCCGCATTACGCTCAACGAGGCGCTCGGCCGTGTGCGGGCCCGAAAGAACACCACCGGGCTCGAGGAAATCGACATGCAGACGACGGCGCCGGGTGGCGAAGTGTTACAGTTTCCGTCCTCTCTGTCTGCAACCGACCCGGAAACCGAGCTGTCCAGAAGCCAGGCGCGGCATCTCCTCGAAAACGCCGTCGACGAACTCCCCGATGATTTTCGCGCCGTCTTCGTGCTGCGGGATGTCGAGGGCATGAGCACAGAGGAGGCCGCATCTTATCTCGGCATAAGACCCGAAACGGCCAAGACCCGACTGCACCGGGCGCGCAAGATGATGCGCCAGTCGATCGAAAGGAAGCTCTCCGGAGCATTCTCGGCGCTGTTCCCGTTCGATGGCGCCCGTTGTGCCTACATGGCCGATCGCGTCATTGCCGCCCTTCACGACGACACGCGATGA